One region of Sphingomonas abietis genomic DNA includes:
- a CDS encoding O-antigen ligase family protein, whose amino-acid sequence MSRAISRYLAPIYLTLCLLLGGASAAGFLANCALQLIGLLCILTVVLSGSLPVLPRPARLLLCLFGAAAALLLFELLPLPPFLWQLLPGRGVEAQGYALLGMSAPWLPVTLSPDGTLSALASLIPPVAMILLVYASSGYGRLFSVYALVAIAILSILLGLFQRMQGPDSPYYIYEVTNLGGVVGFFANRNHLATLLLTTLPFVSALAVSPKRNAKQDESKVGRLMITCCMGLLIAVGILVVKSAAGWMLLPPTLFAGVAIFLRGESGVVPRPVLQIGTLLCVVCVIASIAVPIKSNDLGDKLSGIDPHMRNQSIRTTAAASLHYLPFGSGGGTFTRVYPEYENAENASLEYLNHAHDDYVEVALEHGLPGIALIVAAFIFWLTLVRQVWARERGDALARAGSIAVGLIFAHSIVDYPLRTAAIAAVAALAASLMVAPESAEMPNWQSTRRQRRKRGKSARTIDISVTNR is encoded by the coding sequence TTGTCGCGCGCGATCAGCCGATATCTGGCACCCATCTATCTGACGCTGTGTCTGCTGCTGGGAGGGGCTAGTGCGGCTGGCTTTCTGGCGAACTGCGCTCTGCAACTGATCGGGCTATTGTGCATCCTGACGGTGGTCCTGTCCGGCTCGTTGCCGGTGCTGCCGCGACCGGCCCGCCTTCTACTTTGCCTGTTCGGCGCGGCGGCGGCGTTGTTGCTGTTCGAGCTGCTGCCCTTGCCGCCTTTTCTCTGGCAGCTGCTGCCCGGGCGCGGCGTGGAGGCGCAGGGCTATGCACTGCTCGGCATGAGCGCACCGTGGCTGCCCGTCACGCTGTCGCCAGACGGCACGCTGTCCGCCCTCGCATCGCTGATCCCTCCCGTCGCCATGATTCTGCTGGTCTATGCGTCGTCCGGCTATGGGCGGCTGTTTTCCGTCTATGCGCTGGTCGCGATCGCGATCCTGTCGATCCTGCTCGGGCTGTTCCAGAGAATGCAGGGGCCCGACTCCCCTTATTATATCTATGAAGTGACCAATCTCGGCGGCGTCGTCGGCTTTTTCGCGAACCGCAATCACCTCGCCACATTGCTGCTGACGACGCTGCCGTTCGTGAGCGCGCTGGCGGTCAGTCCCAAGCGCAATGCCAAGCAGGATGAGTCGAAGGTCGGCCGCCTGATGATCACGTGCTGCATGGGCCTGCTCATCGCGGTCGGCATTCTGGTGGTGAAGTCCGCCGCAGGCTGGATGCTTCTTCCGCCCACCCTGTTCGCAGGCGTGGCGATCTTCCTGCGCGGCGAAAGCGGCGTGGTGCCCCGCCCGGTGTTGCAGATCGGCACGCTGCTGTGTGTGGTCTGTGTCATCGCGTCGATCGCGGTGCCGATCAAATCGAACGATCTCGGCGACAAGCTGAGCGGCATCGACCCCCATATGCGCAACCAGTCGATCCGCACGACGGCGGCCGCCTCGCTGCACTATCTGCCATTCGGATCGGGCGGCGGCACCTTCACCCGCGTCTATCCCGAATATGAGAATGCCGAAAACGCGTCGCTGGAATATCTCAATCATGCCCATGACGATTATGTCGAAGTCGCGCTGGAGCATGGCCTGCCCGGTATCGCGCTGATCGTCGCGGCATTCATTTTCTGGCTGACGCTGGTCCGCCAGGTCTGGGCTCGCGAACGGGGCGATGCCCTGGCCCGTGCCGGTTCGATCGCGGTCGGCCTCATTTTCGCGCATTCCATTGTCGATTACCCGCTGCGCACGGCGGCCATCGCGGCCGTCGCGGCGCTCGCCGCCTCACTGATGGTCGCGCCCGAGTCCGCGGAGATGCCGAACTGGCAATCCACGCGCCGGCAGAGGCGGAAGAGGGGCAAGAGCGCACGGACGATCGATATTTCGGTGACAAACCGATGA
- a CDS encoding GumC family protein, with amino-acid sequence MNDITATFPQDRPEDPKGPLAHKGTTALANPIQVEKPPHHFDVNEAWRILMKWRWLIVGIMIASIAVAIIVTVLTTPIYRSTVTLQINTQPLQVMQQQENTDVQPVSRDEATFLATQIGLLSSRTLAERVMRTLNLADNNAFVKGYPNRQAREGAVIAKLMKNLEVTPLRGSTLIMIGYDDPDPALAARIINAFSQGFIDTSLERGYNATAFARQFLQSRLDATRGKLESSERALVAYARSQNILSLDGSASAAGGKDGDSASAQDSLSAQSLVAYNEALTAATRDRIAAEEAYRQGDPAASAAAESNPAVQQLRGQLAGVQADYQQKLGTYRPDYPELVALRQRMDSLSSAISSETHKLASAQRDTLRSAYVSARGREQELQSQVNTYRSNVLDLRNRGIQYNILQRDLDTNRSIYDALLQRFKEIGAASGVGESQAAIVDNGVRPSTPYYPNVFENLAIGLLAGLVIGLGTAFAIEFIDDTIKTPDDVINKLKIPVLGVVPKNSKGMTFVDELKDQRSEISEAYYTVMSSIQFIAGSSFPRTALVTSTRPSEGKSSSSLALAQNLARTGASVVLVDADMRKPSFKTSLPEEMGLATLLLSNGDVMEHVAATSLANLSLLSSGPIPPNPAELLATPRINTIIAELSAHFDIVLIDSPPVLGFADVPVLSAICDATILVVEAGAVRRPSVLSSLRRIMAANGHVAGAILTKYNPRNGGYGYGYGYGYGYGYGYAPGSSPRYGQDAEVRQLDIDRIA; translated from the coding sequence ATGAACGACATCACAGCCACCTTCCCGCAGGATCGTCCGGAAGACCCGAAAGGGCCGCTGGCGCACAAGGGCACCACCGCCCTCGCCAACCCCATTCAGGTGGAAAAGCCACCTCATCATTTCGACGTCAACGAGGCGTGGCGCATCCTGATGAAGTGGCGCTGGCTGATCGTCGGCATCATGATCGCGTCGATCGCGGTGGCGATCATCGTCACCGTGCTGACGACGCCGATCTATCGTTCCACGGTGACGCTCCAGATCAATACCCAGCCGCTGCAGGTCATGCAGCAGCAGGAGAATACCGACGTTCAGCCGGTATCGCGCGACGAGGCGACGTTCCTCGCGACGCAGATCGGTCTGCTGAGCAGCCGGACGCTCGCCGAGCGGGTGATGCGGACGCTGAACCTGGCGGACAACAACGCCTTCGTGAAGGGCTATCCCAATCGGCAGGCCCGCGAAGGCGCGGTCATCGCCAAGCTCATGAAGAATCTCGAGGTGACACCGCTTCGCGGCAGCACCCTGATCATGATCGGCTATGACGATCCGGACCCGGCATTGGCGGCCCGCATCATCAACGCTTTCTCGCAGGGCTTCATCGATACCTCGCTTGAACGAGGCTATAACGCCACCGCGTTCGCCCGCCAGTTCCTGCAGAGCCGGCTCGACGCGACGCGCGGCAAGCTGGAGAGCAGCGAGCGTGCGCTCGTGGCCTATGCCCGTTCGCAGAATATCCTGTCGCTCGACGGCAGCGCCAGTGCCGCCGGCGGCAAGGACGGCGACAGCGCGTCCGCGCAGGACTCCCTGTCCGCCCAGTCGCTCGTCGCCTACAACGAAGCGCTGACAGCCGCGACGCGCGACCGCATCGCAGCGGAGGAGGCCTATCGCCAGGGCGATCCCGCAGCGAGCGCGGCGGCCGAGAGCAATCCGGCGGTGCAGCAGTTGCGGGGGCAGCTGGCCGGCGTTCAGGCCGATTATCAGCAGAAGCTCGGCACCTATCGCCCCGATTATCCCGAATTGGTTGCGCTGCGTCAGCGCATGGACTCGCTCAGCAGCGCGATCAGCAGCGAGACCCACAAGCTCGCCTCCGCGCAGCGTGATACGTTGCGCTCGGCCTATGTCTCCGCTCGTGGCCGCGAGCAGGAACTGCAGAGCCAGGTCAACACCTATCGCTCGAACGTGCTGGATCTCCGCAATCGCGGCATCCAATATAATATCCTGCAGCGCGATCTCGATACCAACCGCTCGATCTATGATGCGCTGCTCCAGCGCTTCAAGGAGATCGGCGCGGCCAGCGGTGTCGGAGAAAGCCAGGCCGCGATCGTCGACAACGGTGTTCGGCCGAGCACGCCTTATTATCCCAACGTCTTCGAGAATCTGGCGATCGGCCTGCTCGCCGGTCTCGTGATCGGCCTGGGCACCGCCTTCGCGATCGAATTCATCGACGACACGATCAAGACGCCGGACGATGTCATCAACAAGCTGAAGATCCCGGTGCTCGGCGTGGTGCCCAAGAACAGCAAGGGCATGACCTTCGTCGACGAGCTGAAGGACCAGCGTTCGGAGATCAGCGAAGCCTATTACACGGTGATGAGCTCGATCCAGTTCATCGCGGGCAGCAGTTTCCCGCGCACGGCGCTGGTGACGAGCACGCGGCCGAGCGAAGGCAAATCGTCGAGCTCGCTGGCCCTGGCGCAGAATCTCGCACGCACCGGCGCCAGCGTGGTGCTGGTCGATGCCGATATGCGCAAGCCTTCGTTCAAGACCAGCCTGCCCGAGGAAATGGGCCTGGCGACTTTGCTGCTGTCTAACGGCGACGTCATGGAGCATGTCGCCGCGACGTCCCTGGCCAACCTCTCGCTGCTGTCGAGCGGCCCGATCCCGCCCAATCCCGCGGAGCTGCTGGCGACGCCGCGGATCAACACGATCATTGCGGAGCTGTCGGCGCATTTCGACATCGTGCTGATCGATTCGCCGCCGGTGCTGGGTTTTGCCGACGTGCCGGTGCTGTCCGCAATCTGCGATGCGACGATCCTGGTGGTCGAAGCCGGTGCGGTTCGCCGTCCGTCGGTGCTGAGTTCGCTGCGCCGGATCATGGCCGCCAACGGCCATGTCGCCGGGGCGATCCTGACCAAATATAACCCCCGCAACGGTGGTTATGGATACGGTTATGGCTATGGCTATGGCTACGGTTATGGCTACGCCCCCGGCAGCTCGCCGCGCTACGGCCAGGATGCCGAGGTTCGTCAGCTCGATATCGACCGGATCGCGTGA
- a CDS encoding lipopolysaccharide biosynthesis protein has product MMRLRALTRSDLGRRLALATVSSGIIWAAGTAATFAVGVLLARRLGPAGYGVYGTAIAIVTLLAVPAQFGLPLLSTREVSAARVRGRADEVAALGWWFAAIVAGASLFLAGGLRLANDVLPLAPPIRPAIAAAALLLPALALSGLTSGLLRGRERVITSQLLDVLIRPLVFVAALLAWSQPLGPSQAIGAQVVAAGTIALIGFVLFFRGLPLTMSGGAVRLRTWSAAAFPMTLMEAMRALEGSYAVLVASYVASIADAGLLRVAIASSVILQLPISLQNIVTAPFLAGAHAAGETRRLAQIVAASTLFMTGGVAAVLIVLAVAGRWALPFAFGQGFAGAYVPLMILGGNQLLSAMIGPNIMLLSMTGHERIVAQAFIASVLAGVATAAVLTPIFGVTGTAASTWVVTAIRGVLLNRHARQTLGLSPSLLAAIGQFSRHGGSARPDAASGRGGL; this is encoded by the coding sequence ATGATGCGCCTGCGCGCGCTGACCCGATCCGATCTGGGCCGGCGCCTTGCCCTTGCCACCGTGTCCAGCGGCATCATCTGGGCCGCCGGGACGGCCGCGACCTTCGCGGTGGGGGTGCTGCTGGCGCGCCGGCTGGGGCCGGCCGGCTATGGCGTCTATGGCACGGCGATCGCCATCGTCACGCTGCTCGCGGTGCCCGCCCAGTTCGGTCTGCCCCTGCTCTCGACACGGGAAGTGTCGGCGGCGCGCGTGCGCGGCCGGGCGGACGAGGTGGCGGCACTCGGCTGGTGGTTCGCCGCGATCGTCGCCGGCGCCTCCCTCTTCCTCGCGGGCGGGCTCCGGCTCGCGAACGATGTTCTGCCCCTCGCCCCGCCGATCCGGCCGGCGATCGCCGCGGCAGCTTTGCTGTTGCCGGCATTGGCCTTGTCCGGGCTGACCAGCGGACTGCTGCGGGGACGCGAGCGTGTGATCACCAGCCAGTTGCTCGATGTGCTGATACGACCGCTCGTCTTCGTCGCCGCATTGCTCGCATGGTCGCAGCCGCTGGGGCCATCGCAGGCGATCGGCGCACAGGTGGTGGCCGCAGGAACCATCGCGCTGATCGGCTTCGTGCTGTTCTTCCGCGGGCTGCCGCTCACCATGTCCGGTGGTGCCGTCCGTCTCCGCACCTGGTCTGCCGCGGCCTTTCCGATGACATTGATGGAGGCGATGCGCGCGCTCGAAGGCAGCTATGCCGTGCTGGTGGCGAGCTATGTCGCGAGTATCGCCGATGCCGGGCTGCTGCGGGTGGCGATCGCCAGTTCGGTGATCCTGCAATTGCCGATCTCGTTGCAGAACATCGTCACGGCCCCCTTCCTCGCCGGCGCCCACGCGGCGGGCGAGACCCGGCGCCTGGCCCAGATCGTGGCGGCATCGACATTGTTCATGACCGGCGGGGTGGCGGCGGTGCTGATCGTCCTCGCCGTCGCGGGACGATGGGCGCTCCCCTTCGCCTTCGGGCAGGGCTTTGCCGGCGCCTATGTGCCGCTGATGATCCTGGGCGGCAACCAGTTGCTCTCGGCCATGATCGGCCCGAACATCATGCTGCTGAGCATGACCGGGCATGAGCGTATCGTCGCCCAGGCATTCATCGCATCGGTGCTGGCGGGCGTGGCGACGGCGGCGGTCCTCACGCCGATATTCGGCGTCACCGGCACCGCCGCCTCGACCTGGGTGGTCACCGCGATCCGGGGCGTGCTGCTCAATCGCCACGCGCGACAAACGCTGGGTCTCTCGCCGTCGCTTCTTGCCGCGATCGGGCAGTTCAGCCGTCACGGTGGTTCGGCGCGTCCGGATGCGGCATCCGGGCGGGGTGGCCTGTGA
- a CDS encoding glycosyltransferase, with amino-acid sequence MARIALLLPDLQVGGAERVTLTLAAGLLALGDGVDLVVLRREGPLLDEIPAGLRLISLDAPRLRQAARPLADYYARERPDALLAPMWPLSSIAVWAARRSDTRVVVIEHNMLSVEARTWRLAARLLLRPVLRWTHRRAAARISVSQGAADDLARLSGLPGDAVEAVYNPIPLPIPPVEDERLDWGGTGRRILTVGRLKAQKNHRLLVEAFARMSRPEDRLAIVGEGEERAEIERIAAELGVADRLLLPGFMADPGRWYASADLFVLSSDYEGFANVVAEALGYGLTVVSTDCPSGPAEILAGLGRLVPVGDAAALAAAMTSALDAPDAPDAARTRAEAFAPQSITRRYRALLLGDAG; translated from the coding sequence ATGGCCCGCATCGCCCTGCTGTTGCCGGACCTGCAAGTGGGTGGCGCCGAGCGCGTCACGCTGACTCTGGCCGCGGGCCTGCTCGCGCTCGGCGACGGGGTCGATCTGGTGGTGCTCCGCCGGGAAGGGCCGCTGCTCGATGAAATCCCCGCCGGCCTCCGGCTGATTTCGCTCGATGCGCCACGATTGCGGCAGGCGGCGCGCCCGCTCGCCGATTATTATGCCCGCGAACGGCCCGATGCGCTGCTCGCGCCGATGTGGCCGCTCAGCAGCATCGCGGTATGGGCCGCCCGCCGCAGCGATACGCGCGTGGTCGTGATCGAGCACAATATGCTGTCGGTCGAAGCCCGGACATGGCGGCTGGCCGCCCGCCTCCTGCTCCGGCCGGTCCTGCGCTGGACCCATCGCCGCGCGGCCGCCCGGATATCGGTGTCGCAGGGTGCGGCGGACGATCTGGCGAGGCTGAGCGGCTTGCCGGGAGATGCCGTAGAGGCAGTCTATAACCCCATCCCCCTGCCCATCCCCCCTGTCGAGGACGAACGGCTCGACTGGGGCGGAACCGGGCGGCGGATCCTGACCGTCGGCCGTCTCAAGGCCCAGAAGAACCATCGTCTGCTGGTCGAGGCGTTCGCCCGGATGAGCCGTCCGGAAGACCGGCTCGCGATCGTGGGAGAAGGCGAGGAGCGCGCCGAGATCGAAAGGATCGCCGCCGAGCTGGGTGTGGCGGACAGGCTGTTGCTGCCGGGCTTCATGGCCGATCCCGGTCGCTGGTATGCCTCGGCCGATCTGTTCGTGCTGTCGTCCGACTATGAAGGCTTCGCCAATGTCGTGGCCGAGGCGCTGGGCTACGGGCTGACCGTGGTGTCGACCGACTGCCCGAGTGGCCCTGCCGAAATCCTCGCCGGTCTCGGCCGGTTGGTGCCGGTCGGCGATGCCGCTGCGCTGGCGGCTGCGATGACCTCCGCACTGGATGCGCCGGACGCACCCGATGCCGCCCGAACGCGCGCGGAAGCCTTTGCGCCGCAATCGATCACCCGGCGCTATCGCGCGCTGTTGCTGGGTGATGCCGGATGA
- a CDS encoding glycosyltransferase has product MTILYISQDGIADHIGQSQIAPYILGLAARGHDIHLISAEKDGMEPILARYRARFDAAGVRWTVVRYHKPLLGTLRDLVAMTRAARRIARVEHISLIHCRSHPTMPVGMAVKRWTGARLLFDFRDFWADTGIAKGRFVPIYRFFKRLERRFIAAADHVNCLTERAAAYLRRVYPEQQASWSVIPCCADFDLFRLATDAGATRAELAIAGDATVLLYLGSIGPDYLLDRMMALFAALRGLRPDAIFLFVVNNAAETVHAAAAAAGLPREAIRVTGAPRERVPALIGAANLSVVFIRADLSKIGCSPTKLGETLACGVPVVANAGVGDLDALLDPAVNGSLTVTDFAPATLRDGLERVLHSSLSGAEIRQSALAFSLESGINAYASVYEALRGGS; this is encoded by the coding sequence ATGACGATCCTCTACATCAGCCAGGACGGCATCGCCGATCATATCGGCCAGAGCCAGATCGCGCCCTATATTCTCGGGCTCGCCGCCCGCGGTCATGACATCCATCTGATCAGCGCCGAGAAGGACGGCATGGAACCCATCCTCGCCCGCTATCGCGCGCGTTTCGATGCGGCTGGCGTGCGCTGGACGGTGGTGCGCTACCATAAGCCGCTGCTCGGCACGCTGCGCGATCTTGTGGCGATGACACGCGCCGCGCGGCGCATCGCGCGGGTCGAACATATCAGCCTGATCCATTGCCGCAGCCATCCGACCATGCCCGTCGGCATGGCGGTGAAGCGCTGGACCGGCGCCAGGCTGCTCTTCGACTTTCGCGACTTCTGGGCGGACACCGGCATCGCCAAGGGCCGCTTCGTGCCGATCTACCGCTTCTTCAAGCGGCTGGAACGGCGCTTCATCGCGGCTGCCGATCACGTTAATTGCCTCACCGAGCGCGCGGCGGCGTATCTGCGCCGTGTCTATCCCGAACAGCAGGCCAGCTGGTCGGTGATCCCGTGCTGCGCCGATTTCGATCTGTTCCGGCTGGCCACCGATGCCGGTGCGACCCGCGCCGAACTGGCCATCGCCGGGGATGCGACGGTATTGCTCTATCTCGGCAGCATCGGCCCGGACTATCTGCTCGATCGGATGATGGCGCTGTTCGCGGCTTTGCGCGGCCTCCGCCCCGATGCGATATTCCTGTTCGTCGTCAACAATGCGGCCGAGACCGTCCATGCCGCCGCCGCCGCCGCCGGGCTGCCGCGCGAGGCGATCCGCGTCACTGGTGCCCCGCGCGAGCGCGTGCCGGCCTTGATCGGGGCGGCCAATCTCTCGGTGGTGTTCATCCGTGCCGATCTCTCGAAGATCGGCTGCTCGCCGACCAAGCTCGGCGAGACATTGGCCTGCGGCGTGCCGGTCGTGGCCAATGCCGGTGTCGGCGATCTCGACGCGCTGCTCGATCCCGCTGTCAATGGATCGCTCACCGTGACCGATTTCGCGCCGGCGACCTTGCGGGATGGGCTTGAACGGGTTTTGCATTCGTCCCTTTCCGGCGCAGAAATCCGCCAATCCGCTCTGGCGTTCAGCCTCGAATCCGGCATAAATGCCTATGCTTCGGTGTATGAGGCGCTCAGGGGGGGATCATGA
- a CDS encoding 2-phospho-L-lactate transferase CofD family protein, with translation MLNVVVLNGGRGAATLLPSLLDLPGVRLTSIVNAYDDGKSTGEIRRFFGMLGPSDLRKVQALMLPQDGTQAAARALFDHRFADDIGHAEAWATLARFRDGGDLPAAIGVLPLRIANVLRGWIDRFLDALPLAETVIGRRFAFGDCAIMNILYAGAFLACARDMEETVSAVDRLFRLRGVVLPNSCDDRWLAAEREDGTILSTEAEIVELRSNDRLARLFLLERPVDAEALARLDSADRARFLAQRHTPVRLSAGARLAIEQADAIIYSAGTQHSSLYPTYMSRGIAADIAANSGALKVFVTNIGADYETPRYRTSDFVQGALRFLRLGVERFIATEDLIHVALINSSRIKPDETYVDDDAENFADLPVMRIVADLESRAAPGKHDGAAIVRLIMEQLDRREEARRHARA, from the coding sequence ATGCTGAACGTCGTCGTTTTGAACGGCGGCCGTGGCGCCGCGACGCTGCTGCCGTCGCTGCTCGATCTGCCGGGCGTCCGGCTGACCTCGATCGTCAACGCCTATGACGACGGCAAGTCGACCGGCGAGATCCGGCGTTTCTTCGGGATGCTGGGGCCGTCCGACCTCCGCAAGGTGCAGGCGCTGATGCTGCCGCAGGATGGCACCCAAGCCGCCGCCCGCGCGCTGTTCGATCATCGCTTCGCCGACGACATCGGCCATGCCGAGGCCTGGGCCACGCTCGCCCGGTTTCGTGACGGCGGCGATCTGCCGGCTGCGATCGGCGTGCTGCCGCTTCGGATCGCCAACGTGCTGCGTGGCTGGATCGATCGCTTCCTCGACGCGCTGCCGCTCGCGGAGACGGTGATCGGCCGCCGCTTTGCCTTCGGCGACTGCGCGATCATGAACATCCTCTACGCCGGCGCCTTCCTCGCCTGCGCGCGCGACATGGAGGAGACGGTGTCCGCCGTCGACCGGCTGTTCCGGCTGCGCGGCGTGGTGCTGCCCAACAGCTGCGACGATCGCTGGCTGGCCGCCGAGCGGGAGGACGGCACGATCCTGTCGACCGAGGCCGAGATCGTCGAATTGCGCTCGAACGACCGGCTCGCGCGGCTTTTCCTGCTGGAACGGCCGGTCGATGCGGAGGCGCTGGCGCGGCTCGATAGCGCCGACCGGGCGCGTTTTCTCGCTCAGCGCCACACGCCCGTCCGGCTGTCGGCCGGCGCGCGGCTGGCGATCGAGCAGGCCGATGCGATCATCTATTCGGCCGGCACCCAGCACAGCTCGCTATACCCGACCTATATGTCGCGCGGCATCGCCGCCGACATCGCGGCGAACAGCGGCGCCTTGAAGGTGTTCGTCACCAACATCGGCGCCGATTACGAGACGCCGCGCTATCGCACCTCCGATTTCGTGCAGGGCGCATTGCGCTTCCTCCGCCTCGGCGTGGAGCGCTTCATCGCCACCGAGGATCTGATCCACGTCGCGCTGATCAATTCCAGCCGGATCAAGCCCGACGAAACCTATGTCGACGACGATGCCGAGAATTTTGCCGATCTGCCGGTGATGCGGATCGTCGCCGATCTCGAATCCCGCGCGGCGCCGGGCAAGCATGATGGCGCGGCGATCGTGCGGTTGATCATGGAACAGCTCGATCGCCGCGAAGAGGCAAGGCGCCATGCACGGGCCTGA
- a CDS encoding HAD family hydrolase, translated as MHGPERLLAGRRLFIFDLDGTLADSSPIHAAAFATVLAPRGIAVDYPAIAGMATAPAMRHLLALAGQQPDDAELAALVAAKRAAARQALVGLREIAGAGAFVACAARHHRLALCTSAARVTADATLAVLGLADRFETIVTADDVAKPKPDAEAFLAVLDRAGVAAADALIFEDSEAGLAAAHAAGIDAIRIGEGAADWPRLTLLLDGAAA; from the coding sequence ATGCACGGGCCTGAGCGGTTGCTGGCGGGGCGCCGGCTGTTCATCTTCGATCTCGACGGCACGCTGGCCGACAGCTCGCCGATCCATGCCGCCGCCTTCGCCACCGTGCTGGCGCCGCGCGGCATCGCCGTCGACTATCCCGCGATCGCCGGCATGGCGACCGCACCGGCGATGCGGCACCTGCTCGCCTTGGCCGGGCAGCAGCCCGACGACGCCGAACTCGCCGCGCTCGTCGCCGCGAAGCGGGCCGCCGCGCGACAGGCCCTCGTCGGGCTGCGCGAGATAGCAGGGGCCGGCGCCTTCGTCGCTTGTGCCGCCCGCCATCATCGGCTGGCGCTTTGCACCTCGGCGGCGCGCGTGACCGCCGACGCGACGCTCGCGGTGCTGGGGCTGGCGGATCGCTTCGAGACGATCGTTACCGCCGACGATGTCGCGAAGCCGAAGCCCGATGCCGAGGCGTTCCTGGCCGTCCTCGATCGTGCCGGGGTGGCCGCCGCCGATGCGCTGATATTCGAGGATAGCGAGGCCGGGCTTGCCGCCGCGCATGCCGCCGGGATCGATGCGATCCGGATCGGCGAAGGGGCCGCCGACTGGCCCCGCCTTACCCTGCTGCTGGATGGAGCGGCTGCGTGA
- a CDS encoding glycosyltransferase: MKILAAVVTHNRCVLLERCVDAIRAQTRPADGVVVINNASTDGTVAMLDAKGVAHVDQANLGSAGGWNRAIAECLAGGYDAVWLMDDDGYPDADALAALAGSLTDGIACVSSVVLRETEPTHFVFPFPLLDRAGLPVVMARPRKLATLAELDGIAQAGSYPFAHLFNGALIARAAIDAAGTVDTGFFMFGDEVDYFFRLRQVGEVRSVLAARHYHPDVARRPLTPAKLYYYLKNTLILNRRYFDKVAVRDALTLGVGLARYGARNGWYSLVIMLVWRRRQLVPRAISRGLRGKVGPDFNE, translated from the coding sequence GTGAAGATCCTCGCGGCGGTGGTCACGCATAACCGTTGCGTGCTGCTGGAACGCTGCGTCGATGCGATCCGCGCCCAGACCAGGCCGGCGGACGGCGTGGTCGTCATCAACAATGCCAGCACCGACGGCACCGTGGCGATGCTCGATGCCAAGGGCGTGGCCCATGTCGATCAGGCCAATCTCGGCTCGGCCGGCGGCTGGAACCGCGCCATCGCGGAGTGTCTCGCGGGGGGCTATGACGCCGTCTGGCTGATGGACGATGACGGCTATCCCGACGCCGATGCGCTGGCGGCCCTGGCCGGCAGCCTGACCGACGGCATCGCCTGCGTCTCGTCGGTGGTGCTGCGCGAGACCGAGCCGACCCATTTCGTCTTTCCCTTCCCGCTGCTCGATCGGGCCGGCCTGCCGGTGGTGATGGCCCGGCCACGCAAGCTGGCGACGCTCGCCGAACTGGACGGCATCGCGCAGGCCGGCAGCTATCCTTTCGCGCATCTGTTCAACGGCGCCCTCATCGCGCGGGCCGCGATCGACGCGGCCGGCACGGTCGATACCGGATTCTTCATGTTCGGCGACGAGGTCGATTATTTCTTCCGACTGCGCCAAGTGGGCGAAGTCCGTTCGGTGCTGGCCGCGCGTCATTATCATCCCGACGTCGCGCGCCGGCCGCTGACACCCGCCAAGCTCTATTATTATCTCAAGAATACGCTGATTTTGAACCGCCGTTACTTTGACAAGGTGGCGGTGCGTGATGCATTGACGCTCGGAGTGGGATTGGCGCGCTACGGCGCGCGCAATGGGTGGTATTCTCTCGTCATCATGCTGGTCTGGCGTCGGCGGCAATTGGTGCCGCGCGCCATATCTCGGGGTCTACGTGGAAAGGTAGGGCCCGACTTCAATGAGTGA
- a CDS encoding NTP transferase domain-containing protein: protein MSEPRVLIAAAGAGARAGLPYPKTLHPVQGRAILGRLLDVTARLDPSPTIIVSPSGRAPITQFLDSEGARAHLVEQALPTGMGDAVLAFERSPAAAGADTVVLAWGDIPFLSSETVAATLAHHQRTGAVLTFPSIRVDRAYTIVSRAADGSVAALDETRLSGAEPGPGERDIGLFLFRAAPVLTALRQSAAEHDPARGEHGFLQLIRRLVAAGHRVEAPPIATDRETISLNALSDLGADA from the coding sequence ATGAGTGAACCCCGTGTGCTGATCGCCGCCGCCGGCGCGGGCGCGCGCGCCGGCCTGCCCTATCCCAAGACGCTGCATCCCGTGCAGGGCCGAGCGATCCTGGGCCGCCTGCTCGATGTGACGGCACGCCTCGATCCCAGCCCGACGATCATCGTCTCGCCGTCGGGACGTGCGCCGATCACCCAGTTTCTCGATAGCGAAGGCGCGCGCGCGCATCTGGTCGAACAGGCCTTGCCGACCGGTATGGGAGATGCGGTGCTGGCGTTCGAACGCTCGCCCGCCGCGGCCGGCGCGGATACCGTGGTGCTGGCGTGGGGGGACATCCCCTTCCTGTCCTCCGAGACCGTAGCGGCGACGCTCGCGCATCATCAGCGAACCGGCGCGGTGCTGACCTTCCCCTCGATCCGCGTCGACCGCGCCTACACGATCGTCTCGCGCGCTGCCGATGGCAGCGTCGCGGCGCTGGACGAGACCCGCCTGTCGGGCGCCGAACCCGGACCCGGCGAACGCGATATCGGCCTGTTCCTGTTTCGCGCCGCCCCGGTGCTGACCGCGCTGCGACAGTCGGCCGCCGAGCATGATCCGGCGCGGGGCGAGCATGGGTTCCTGCAGCTGATCCGGCGCCTGGTGGCCGCCGGGCATCGTGTCGAGGCCCCGCCGATCGCGACGGATCGCGAAACCATCTCCTTGAATGCCCTCAGCGATCTCGGGGCCGACGCCTGA